The Clostridia bacterium genomic sequence TTAGGATTTTGGCCGCCTCGGCTCTAGGAACGGGCTTGTCCTCGCCCAAATTCTTAGGGCGCGAGGTGATTCGTTGTCTCGTCTGGGCCAACGGCTGCGGTTGTTGAGAGAACACCGCAACCTCAGCCTGTACGACGTCGAACGACTCACCGGACTCCACTACTCCACGGTAGGCAAGTACGAACGCGGCGTTCGCCGGCCCTCCATCGAGACGTTGCGCGAGCTCGCGCGCGTCTACGAGGTTTCCCTGCGGGAGCTCATCCCCGACGAAGATTCCGACGCGGAGCCCGCGCCGGGCTCCGCTCTCGACCTCGACCGCTGGACGGACCTTCTCCGGGTCCGCCCGGTGCTCGGCCGCCTTCTGGACGCGGTGGCGGGGTTTTCGGACGAGCGC encodes the following:
- a CDS encoding helix-turn-helix transcriptional regulator; protein product: MSRLGQRLRLLREHRNLSLYDVERLTGLHYSTVGKYERGVRRPSIETLRELARVYEVSLRELIPDEDSDAEPAPGSALDLDRWTDLLRVRPVLGRLLDAVAGFSDERVEHLVAFFDGSDAGADTRKKGRAGKE